GCGGTGAGCACCAGGATCGGTAGCCGGTCGCCGCGCCGGCGCAGCAGCCGGCACAGCGACAGGCCGTCGAGGCGCGGCATCTCCACATCGACCACCGCCAGGTCCGGCCGCTGTTGCGCCAGCAGTTCCAGGGCCTCCTGCCCGTCCGCGGCCAGGTACACCTGATAGCCCTCGAAGCGCAGCAGTTGGTCCAGCGTGCTGCGCACATGCGGATCGTCCTCGGCGACGAGGACCGACGCGGCGGGCACTGACGAGCTCGTGGTGTTCACCCCGTCATTGTTGCTGGTGAGTAGCGATACCGCCGGGGTCAGGCTGTTCACTTCGTGACCATAGTCACGCCGCGCGCACCGGGCGCCGGAGAGACCCCGACCAGCACCTGCGCCCGGCGCTCGGGATTCTTACCTGTTTCTTGCGCGGCCCTCGCAATGCGCTGACATCCACCGCACAGGATCTGTCCCATACCGCAACCGAATGCGGGAAGCGTTCCGACAAAGGGGATTTCGACGATGCGCAAGAGTATGCGGGCAGTCGCGAGTGTGCTGGCGGCCCTCGCCGCGGCGACCATGATCACGGCGTGCGCCGACGGCGCCGCCCCACCCGGACCGGACTGGTGCCCGACCGTGCCGGGCCATCAGGTCGAGTGCGGGGTGCAGTCCCGGCCACTGATCGCGGATCAGCCTGAATCAGGCACTGTCGCAGTGAGTTACGCGCTCATCCGGCGCAGCAAACTGGACGCGCCCGCGGCGGGCACCATCGCACCGAATCCCGGTGGGCCGGGTGTGCCGCTGATCGCGCACGCCGAACAGGCGGCCCAGTTGTCCGCGCTGATGCTCGAGGACCACGATCTGCTGCTCGTAGATCCGCGCGGCACCGGGCTGTCCAGCCCGTTGGACTGCGGCGCGGACGAGGCGGGCTACCAGCTCGGCACCCGTGACCAGCAGCAGCAGATGGTGGCCCGGTGCGCCGAACAGCTCGGCTCACGCGCCGCCGGCTACACCTCGGCGGCCACCGCGGACGACTTCGACGCCGTCCGGGCCCGGCTCGGTATTCCGAAGCTGGTGCTCTACGGCATCTCGTACGGCACCTACCTGATGCCGATCTACGCCGAGCGCCACCCCGGCAGCGTGCAGTCCATGGTGTTGACCGGCGCGTACCCGCCCGACGCCGACCCGCTGTCGCGGCCCAACGCCGAGGCGCTGTCGCTTGCGCTGCAACGGATCTGCGACCGCAGCCGGGCCTGTGACGGTGCGACCGCCGTCGCCGATCTGACCACGGTGACGCAGCGTCTGGCCACGCACCCGTTGACGATCGACGGCCCGACACCGTGGCGACTCGACGAAAGCAAGCTGGCCACACTGGCTTTCGAGGTGGGCACCAGCAATCTCGG
This genomic stretch from Nocardia brasiliensis ATCC 700358 harbors:
- a CDS encoding alpha/beta fold hydrolase; this encodes MRKSMRAVASVLAALAAATMITACADGAAPPGPDWCPTVPGHQVECGVQSRPLIADQPESGTVAVSYALIRRSKLDAPAAGTIAPNPGGPGVPLIAHAEQAAQLSALMLEDHDLLLVDPRGTGLSSPLDCGADEAGYQLGTRDQQQQMVARCAEQLGSRAAGYTSAATADDFDAVRARLGIPKLVLYGISYGTYLMPIYAERHPGSVQSMVLTGAYPPDADPLSRPNAEALSLALQRICDRSRACDGATAVADLTTVTQRLATHPLTIDGPTPWRLDESKLATLAFEVGTSNLGANPAELTPLGTLPAALHAAVQDDDTPLRQFAARAGGEPTTENIDLFLTVACNDYSTLWSRHASLPERDLQYRRSVEAAGRTGAFSAAGFSGGMRDGGDACLRWPAVTSAHTAPAAGALPDVPVLVLSGDLDAITPDANGQRVAAMFPRATFLSVPNTGHIPDLEPSGCVVGIVDHFVRTGTTGSTDCVATVPPIQVTPVPH